The proteins below come from a single Agromyces flavus genomic window:
- a CDS encoding phosphodiesterase, translating to MNIRRAEYPRPSHFLLHISDTHLLGGGRRLYDRVASDAHLRDLFAQFEASGARPEAIVFTGDLADRGEPEAYELLREIVEPAAARLGAQVVWVMGNHDDRDAFRRGLLGDVAGGHRPVDRVYDVGGLRVITIDTSVPGHHHGELTGDQLDWLAEELSIPAPDGTILAMHHPPVPSVLDLAVSVELRDQAGLAEVVAGSDIRSIIGGHLHYSSTAMFAGVPVSVASASCYTQDLTVPVGGTRGRDGARAFNLVHVYPDTVLHSVVPLGEHPALDWIDADESARRLSAGGVVIPDATAPAILRTAEPPFTEPIPVLA from the coding sequence GTGAATATCCGGAGGGCCGAGTATCCGCGGCCGTCGCACTTCCTCCTGCACATCAGCGACACGCACCTGCTGGGAGGCGGACGCCGACTCTACGACCGGGTCGCCTCCGATGCGCATCTCCGCGACCTGTTCGCGCAGTTCGAGGCATCCGGTGCCCGCCCCGAGGCGATCGTCTTCACGGGCGACCTGGCCGATCGCGGCGAGCCCGAGGCGTACGAGCTGCTCCGCGAGATCGTCGAGCCCGCCGCTGCCCGGCTCGGCGCGCAGGTGGTCTGGGTCATGGGCAACCACGACGATCGCGATGCGTTCCGGCGCGGGCTGCTCGGCGACGTCGCGGGCGGACACCGGCCCGTGGACCGCGTCTACGACGTCGGCGGTCTCCGCGTGATCACCATCGACACGTCGGTTCCGGGTCACCACCACGGCGAGCTCACGGGCGACCAGCTCGACTGGCTGGCCGAGGAGCTGTCGATCCCCGCGCCCGACGGCACGATCCTCGCGATGCACCATCCGCCCGTGCCGAGCGTGCTCGACCTCGCGGTGTCGGTCGAGCTGCGCGACCAGGCCGGACTCGCCGAGGTCGTCGCGGGCAGCGACATCCGCTCGATCATCGGCGGGCACCTGCACTACTCGTCGACGGCGATGTTCGCGGGCGTGCCCGTGTCGGTCGCCTCGGCGAGCTGCTACACGCAGGACCTCACTGTGCCGGTCGGCGGCACGCGCGGACGCGACGGCGCCCGGGCGTTCAACCTCGTGCACGTCTACCCCGACACGGTGCTGCATTCGGTCGTGCCGCTCGGCGAGCACCCCGCGCTCGACTGGATCGACGCCGACGAGTCCGCGCGACGGCTCTCCGCCGGCGGTGTGGTGATCCCGGATGCCACGGCACCGGCGATCCTGCGGACGGCCGAACCGCCGTTCACCGAGCCGATCCCGGTGCTCGCCTAG